In bacterium, one genomic interval encodes:
- a CDS encoding glucose-1-phosphate adenylyltransferase, with translation MRMKNILAMILAGGRVDELSVLTLYRPKSALPFGGLYRVIDFPLSNLEHSGIEKVGVLSQYRSDSLLRHIGSGAAWDMVGSRRGIHLLPPMKGTFSSDWYKGTADAVYQNKDFIFHNQPDYVLVLSGDHVYKMDYGEMLSFHQSMQADVTVAFVRPDDHGMERFGQGVIEEGREQGGRLLRYVEKPSQPISEWASMTIYLFNADALHFVLDEMMKPPSTEHFGRDILPVLLDRKRVFGYKFHGAWAYARTIDEYWAANMSLLQDRPALDIDRWQVRTNLDNERVRDRAPAIISAGALVRNSRIHHGCIVEGTVVNSILFPGVKAAAGSMVKDSILFYDTRVAAHAHVTKVITDVEVIIGAQAVVGGGRRPGANKEYPDLLSSGITLIGRNTVIPVRAQIGANCIIYPNKGEQDFSGKIIADGRTLK, from the coding sequence ATGCGCATGAAAAATATTCTCGCTATGATTCTTGCCGGCGGCCGCGTGGACGAGCTTTCAGTGCTCACGTTGTATCGTCCGAAATCCGCTCTGCCCTTCGGCGGCCTGTATCGCGTTATCGATTTTCCGTTGAGCAATCTGGAGCATTCCGGCATCGAGAAGGTAGGGGTGCTGTCGCAATATCGATCGGACTCTCTGCTCCGCCATATCGGCTCCGGAGCCGCCTGGGATATGGTCGGCAGCCGGCGCGGCATTCATCTACTGCCGCCGATGAAGGGGACCTTCAGTTCCGACTGGTACAAGGGCACAGCCGATGCGGTTTACCAGAACAAGGACTTTATTTTTCATAATCAGCCTGACTATGTTCTGGTGCTCTCAGGCGATCATGTGTACAAGATGGACTATGGCGAGATGCTCTCCTTTCATCAATCGATGCAAGCGGATGTAACGGTTGCGTTTGTCCGTCCGGATGACCATGGCATGGAGCGTTTTGGTCAGGGCGTGATAGAGGAGGGGCGCGAGCAGGGAGGCCGTCTGTTGCGCTATGTGGAAAAACCAAGCCAGCCGATCTCTGAATGGGCGTCCATGACGATCTACCTGTTTAACGCCGATGCGCTGCACTTTGTTCTGGATGAGATGATGAAGCCCCCGTCCACCGAGCACTTCGGCCGGGATATTCTGCCGGTGCTGCTTGACCGCAAACGGGTGTTCGGCTATAAATTCCATGGCGCCTGGGCGTATGCGCGCACCATCGATGAATACTGGGCCGCCAATATGAGTCTGCTGCAGGATCGCCCTGCTCTGGACATCGATCGCTGGCAGGTGCGCACGAATCTTGACAACGAGCGGGTTCGCGACCGCGCCCCAGCTATAATCAGCGCCGGCGCTCTGGTGCGCAACAGCCGCATCCATCATGGGTGCATTGTCGAGGGCACTGTGGTCAACTCCATTCTGTTTCCGGGCGTCAAAGCGGCGGCGGGCAGCATGGTCAAAGATTCGATTTTGTTTTATGACACCCGCGTCGCCGCCCATGCGCACGTGACCAAGGTGATTACCGATGTTGAGGTGATCATCGGAGCACAGGCGGTAGTGGGGGGCGGTCGACGGCCGGGCGCCAATAAGGAGTATCCGGATCTGCTTAGTTCTGGGATCACTCTTATCGGCCGCAATACCGTCATCCCCGTCAGAGCGCAGATCGGCGCCAATTGCATCATCTATCCCAACAAGGGTGAACAGGATTTTTCCGGAAAAATAATAGCCGACGGGAGGACCTTGAAATGA
- a CDS encoding glucose-1-phosphate adenylyltransferase, whose product MRQTVAFLLAGGVGSRLNILGWMRAKPAVPFGGCYRLIDFTMSNAMHSGVQQIGILTQYRPYSLMGHIGSGEAWDLIGRRRCAKILPPSTGREDFDWYRGTADAVAQNLEFAARYGAQRVLILSGDHIYKMDYAAMVEFHKQQKAAITIAMMRVAWEDTRHFGIAQVDEEQRITAWEEKPAKAKSNLASMGVYVIDFEFLKKSLDGRRGHDFGKNIINDAIGVAPVYAYLFSGYWADVGTLKAYWQTHMDILTPGSGLNLPEWGVRTNIDDEGALGDRPPTVIASSAQVQNALISAGCIIEGTVVNSVLSPGVHVAAGAVVRDSVVMHDVRIGGKAEVTSVIADKGVVFGPACRVGGPGPSAQPNEKYPDHLFSGLTLVGKKAVVPERMEIFRNTIVEPQTTLLSYVDYKPREGAYIQGVVPSKEKASRRSCSQ is encoded by the coding sequence ATGAGACAGACGGTTGCGTTTTTGTTGGCCGGCGGCGTCGGCAGCCGGTTGAACATTTTGGGTTGGATGCGCGCCAAGCCGGCCGTACCGTTCGGCGGCTGTTATCGGTTGATCGATTTCACCATGAGCAACGCCATGCACTCCGGCGTTCAACAGATCGGCATCCTCACCCAATACCGGCCCTACTCGTTGATGGGGCATATCGGCTCCGGCGAGGCCTGGGACCTGATCGGCCGCCGCCGCTGCGCCAAGATCCTGCCACCCTCTACCGGACGCGAGGATTTCGACTGGTACCGCGGAACCGCCGATGCGGTGGCGCAAAATCTCGAGTTTGCCGCGCGCTACGGCGCACAACGGGTGCTGATCCTCTCCGGCGATCATATCTACAAGATGGATTACGCCGCCATGGTGGAATTTCACAAACAGCAGAAAGCGGCCATCACCATCGCCATGATGCGCGTCGCCTGGGAGGACACCCGTCATTTCGGCATCGCCCAGGTGGATGAAGAGCAACGCATCACCGCCTGGGAGGAAAAACCGGCCAAAGCGAAAAGCAATCTGGCCTCTATGGGCGTGTACGTGATCGATTTCGAGTTTCTCAAAAAGAGTCTGGACGGGCGACGAGGCCATGATTTCGGCAAAAATATCATCAACGATGCCATCGGCGTTGCGCCGGTTTACGCCTACCTGTTCAGCGGGTATTGGGCGGACGTCGGCACTCTCAAAGCCTACTGGCAGACCCATATGGATATCCTGACGCCCGGCTCTGGTTTGAATTTACCCGAATGGGGCGTACGCACCAACATCGACGACGAGGGGGCGCTCGGCGATCGGCCGCCGACCGTCATCGCGTCTTCTGCGCAAGTTCAAAATGCCCTGATCTCCGCCGGCTGCATCATTGAAGGCACGGTGGTGAATTCCGTGCTCTCGCCCGGTGTGCATGTGGCGGCCGGTGCGGTGGTCAGAGACTCGGTCGTCATGCACGATGTACGCATCGGCGGCAAAGCGGAAGTGACTTCCGTGATCGCCGACAAGGGCGTCGTGTTCGGTCCGGCCTGCCGGGTTGGCGGACCAGGCCCCAGCGCACAGCCCAATGAAAAATATCCCGATCATTTGTTCAGCGGATTGACCCTGGTGGGGAAAAAAGCCGTGGTGCCGGAGCGGATGGAAATATTCCGCAACACCATCGTTGAACCGCAGACCACGCTGCTGAGCTACGTCGATTACAAACCACGGGAAGGCGCTTATATCCAGGGCGTCGTTCCCTCTAAGGAAAAAGCCTCCAGGAGGTCATGCTCTCAATGA
- a CDS encoding DUF1684 domain-containing protein, translating to MKRTAWIMMMSFAAMMNLCSSAGDRAADAAYREEIEAWRRRRVAQLTKPDGWLSLAGRFWLEQGENPFGRAAGNAVIFPESCPDHMGSFIVDKNTVRLRVEPGVAIFTADHSLASNMELHSDAQGKPTLLFYHTLSWHIIQRSGRFAVRLRDSTHVNRRTFRGIDYFPVDPAWRVKAKFIAYEPVKMLRIINVVGQVEDQPCPGALLFTLQNQQCRLDVLDEGREEPFFVVFADATSGEETYGGGRFLYVARPDSAFETFIDFNKAYNPPCSFTPYATCPLPPESNRLSIAIRAGEKRYQGSASH from the coding sequence ATGAAACGAACAGCCTGGATCATGATGATGTCCTTTGCGGCGATGATGAATCTATGTTCATCGGCCGGCGACCGGGCGGCGGATGCCGCCTATCGGGAGGAGATCGAAGCGTGGCGCCGCCGCCGCGTCGCCCAGTTGACCAAACCCGATGGATGGCTGAGTCTGGCCGGCCGCTTTTGGCTCGAGCAGGGTGAAAACCCTTTCGGCCGTGCAGCCGGCAATGCGGTGATCTTTCCGGAGAGTTGCCCGGATCATATGGGCTCGTTCATCGTCGATAAAAATACAGTCCGCCTGCGCGTGGAGCCGGGCGTAGCCATTTTTACCGCCGATCATTCCCTCGCTTCGAATATGGAGCTGCACAGTGATGCTCAGGGTAAACCCACTCTGCTATTTTATCATACGCTGTCCTGGCATATCATTCAGCGGAGCGGCCGTTTTGCCGTGCGCCTGCGCGACAGCACCCACGTCAATCGAAGAACCTTCCGGGGCATCGACTATTTCCCGGTCGATCCGGCTTGGCGGGTTAAGGCGAAATTCATCGCCTATGAACCGGTTAAAATGCTGCGGATCATCAATGTGGTGGGTCAGGTCGAAGACCAACCCTGTCCCGGCGCTCTGCTTTTTACGCTGCAAAACCAACAATGCCGCCTGGATGTGCTGGATGAAGGGAGGGAGGAGCCGTTCTTTGTCGTCTTTGCCGATGCCACCAGCGGTGAGGAGACCTATGGCGGCGGCCGCTTTCTCTATGTGGCGCGGCCGGATTCTGCTTTCGAGACGTTCATCGATTTCAACAAAGCCTACAATCCACCCTGTTCTTTTACACCCTACGCAACCTGTCCTCTGCCGCCGGAAAGCAACCGGTTGAGTATCGCCATCCGCGCCGGCGAAAAGCGCTACCAGGGAAGCGCTTCGCACTAA